Part of the Drosophila kikkawai strain 14028-0561.14 chromosome 3L, DkikHiC1v2, whole genome shotgun sequence genome is shown below.
GATGAAGGCCAGGGCGACCAGCGAGGACTATAACTAATTCCATGGTTATGTATTGTAGTTTCCTGAGCTGAGCTGCTGCATTCATTGCTCACAAATTGACAGTCGGCGCTTGGGGCTTCTGCACTTGTGACCAGCCAAAGAGTCACAGGATCTCCAGGCTCACTCACCCATCAAGCGAAAGGAGAGCTAAAGGAACTGTTGCTTGCCGAGGGGAATCGTATCCTAGCCTGTTGTTGAGTCAGTTAGTGGCTTATTTGTAGGCAAACATTCCCGCCGTGAGGCCCCGGGATCCATCTAGTTCATAGATTTATCTAAAATAAGTGAACCATCTAATTGTTCAATAAGTTCATCCTGGGCCCGGGGACACAAGACCCCAGCACAGCTCGGGCAGCTCTCTGTTGCTTGTTTAGAATATCCAGGGAATGAATAGCCAGCTTAGGCAAATGGAATCCCCACTCCACATGGCATGTCATGGCTTCGGGGCTCTCGCTCTCCCGACCTCTAGACGTGCTTAAACCCAAAATTAGGGGTGGTTACGGGCGGCTCCAGTGGgtggctccggctccggccTTCTTACGGgccataaaatttaaaagcgAGCAAAGCATTTTAGCTCTGGTGCAATTTATTAGGCCGGCTCATCGCGCCGCATTTCGGGCCTTTGCGTAACAATTGCCTTCATCTGTTGATAAATCCCTGGCATGGCACCaagtaaattgaaaatatcccccgcacacactcgcacacgaGAGAAAGAAGGTGGGCCTTCGACTTCGTCTCCGATTCCGATGTGCAGCCAACTGTGTCGCAGTTCTAATTATCCACGCACATGTCCCCGGCAAAGCAGAGACAGTCAAGCTTCTCTGACATTAGCTTTAAAGATTGGGAATTACAATAAAACGAAATGGCAAAAGAACATCTGATAAACAGGGaataactttttaattaattaaaagcttaAGGAATCGAAGAATATACTTCTGCTCAGTTCAGAGTCTTTTCCTCTTAATGGAAGCTCCCCTGTATTTTCATTTCCCTGCATATACCGGGCTTTAAGCAGCGACTTAAGGACACGGACATGAAGCTGGTAAGGCAGGAGCTTCCGCTTCTGTCTTTTATGCAACTGCAGTGGCCACCCGCTGGCTGACTCAGTGGCAAGCGGCATTCAAAACAGCAGCCAGGACGGCCCGCCAGCTGTGCAGTGCTGCCTTCGCCTCCGCCTCCTCATCCGACTTCCCATCCGCAGCAAGTGGCGTGAAAGttatgaattttaaacattttctggCAGGGCATCGCAGCCAGAATCAGAGCCAGAGCCCAGCCCCAGAACAGGAAGCGAACGCCACCGCCCCTGCGGCCACGTCCATATATTAGTTTTCGGTGTCTTCGGTGGCGTCTGCAGATTTATAGCAGGCCAGAAAAATCTGCAATTGTGGGTGACTCCTGCAGCTTCACTCCCATACATCTCATTTTACAGAAATTGAATGGaaatctttataaaaaaataatacaaaaataaatcgaatgTTTGCAGAAGCTAAAACAGAGTGAGAGTAGCACTTAAAGCTTAAATGTCATTTATAGGGTCCGATTTGGGGGCAGTTTCAGGATGCTGCGCTGGTGTTGCGCCAAATATCCACATCCGTTTGGAGGCATTTTCGGTATTTGTAGTTGACCAGGCCAATGGAATACATGGGATTGGAGGCCTTGTAAAAGTGCAGGCCTCGTCCGATTTTGATAATGTAGCCATTGCTCAAGCTGCAAGTAAAAACCAAAGAGATAAGATATTTCCACAagtgtatttaatatatatatagattaagGTGGGTTTATCGACcaaatacttttaatttaagaattcttttggtttataaattaaatacaaatgtaGTAGATCTTTACGATTAATTTTAGataaatttcctttttatatcattaagttttcttgtattttaaaataatttgttccACCCTAATGGCTTTTGTTGTGCTGAcgctgtgttttttttttaaacttactATATTTTGCGATCATGTAGCGAGTCTTCATATTTAATGGACACACTTATGTTCCTTCGCTCCAGATCGGCCTTAATCTGGCCCAGATTTGTCCTTTGTTGATCGGGATTCTTGCTATCCTGATACTCTTTGGTCACCAGGCGAAAATACTTTAAGTTGGGACAGTTGGTGACGGCTAGCTCCAGAAATCTTACAAGATTTTGATACTGCAAGAAagtataaacatttattaatagaattaaatataaatatacataattttttatacttttttagcTCAATGATCTTTGCTTATCttttacgatttttttttttttttcgttttctctTCCAAGTAACCTTTAACCTTCTGATATTATAATCGCTATTTTAAGAGTTTGTGATaggattttctttaaatttaaactcaaATTTAAGCTTGATCaatgttaaatttataatttaattctactttttatatatttttatttattttttatattgttggTCTCTTATCTTCAAGTAAAGACATTCTACGTGTCAACTTTCTACAgttttaaacaatttccaaAGTATTTTACTTGATCCCCTTGTATAAATCCCGGTTTTCCCACCTTGATCCTCCTCACCTGATAGTTTTGTGTCATGTAGGGTTCCTCTAGGAGAATCTCCACGGTATTTTTGTCCATAAATTTACCAAAAAGCTGATCATAATCATGCCCAATGTCATTTTCATCGATGGAAACATGGGAGACCACCTCGCCAAGCATTAGTTTTCCATTGACTCGAGCTTTTATGGCATCCGCGCGATCCATATACTCCTTGATTCTGGTGAGGAAACCCTTCTTCTTTGCCTCATCCGGCTCTCCGTTGACGAACTGCATCAATTGCGAGATCCCCTCTGTGTAGAGCGTCTGCGCCTCCAAGATCCGAGCATTTTGGTCGCATTCCACGGCGCGTATGAGCAATTCCTTGGCCTTTAGAGCGTTGCTCATCTTGGCATGTCCTCGATGTATTATTTAAGTACTTGgaaattttaatatcttaGTGATCAGGACCGCGGAAGGATCGTTTACATTTAATCTTGGAACACgcacaaaaacacaacaaagaAAGCGGCGCAATCAGCTGTTGGTGTGCCCGTAGCAAGCGAGCaggaaaaagagaaaataagtgatatttgaatatttatttggtatTTTTCGGGCAGCTACCGTTACTATTTGAATTTGTGataagcttaaatatttaggaaattaatttatttcatgaaaataaacaaaactggATGTTTATTCAATGCAATATAAAAGGAATTAAGGAAAATATcgctaaaaaattatttatatatgttgTTCCTGCAACAATTCCCAATTGCTTCTGTATTTTTTCAGGGAATCCCCACTTAAAGCTTGTGTgtaattcttttattatttttattttcagtaatatatgcatatatgtacaaaaatcaattgcaattttgcagaaatttgcatatttcactGTACTGCTCTGGCAATGGCGTTTTTTCCCTTTACGATTGTGTCGCTTACGAGCAATTACCTGAAAATggaaacgaaaacgaaagcGTTTTATCGCCAGCCAACAGTCAGACATGCCACAATTCGagccaaattcaatttcactaagccaaatattaatttatttgtgttttcattTCTGACTGCTGGGACCGCCAGGTGACCAGGTGACCACTGGATGAGGAGGATGAAGGATACGGACTGGCACGGggactctgtgtgtgtgctgcgcATCCAATCCATTCGTTCAGCCAAGGAAAAAACCGAAAACGTTTCGTGTAATTTCAAGTTTTTCGGGTGGGgtctctctccttctctccGGCTGAGTGGTTTTCCCGGCCATCTCGACAACGGCGACTCCTccgtatttttatttatgtcataaatttTAAGCCATTGGGAGCTGTGAACGGGAACGTGACGTCAGCTTATAGTTCGCAATGCGGGGCTTAAATTTTTCGCATTTTAAATGCGTATTAAGCAGAAAGAAAAGTCATTTTAGGTGATTCGACATAAAACCGCCAGCCACCCCACAAAAACATATCCAAATTGGGAATAAATATGGCTTAATACATGCGTGTTGATGTGTTATTTGACTAGGCCATTCACCGTCAGTTGGCAAATGGCTTGGTTCGATGGATAAACTGGAAATTTGGCCAGCAAAATAACGCATAATTCGGAAAGCCATAGAAAGTGATGTCAaacatttgaaatttaaatgcaaactTTATTTGCCGTATCGAATAAAACGGTTTTATTAGCGCAGCGAAACGCCATTAGCATATATCCTTTTAAAAGCATAACAAACTTGTTGTGTGCCCCATAAAAGGAGGTtcaattatttgaaattaattttgtgtGAACAAATAAAGTCTGGGCAATAATATTTGGAACTACAAATGGAAGTTGGCAAACATGCTATTAAAGTAATAAAAGATTTTAACATAAATTGAAGGTAGTTTTACATTTAACATAAAAATCTAACCCTTTAACTACCAAAAACAAACagtataaattcttaaaaaatcattCCAGCTACATTGCACATatccctttaaaaatattattgtttcCCTGGCTAAATTGTTTATACTTTCGTATGTAAATGTTTGAAATACTTTGGGTAAAGGGCAAGGCGACCCTAAAAAAACATGGCATACTCTCGGGCTGAGCTCGGGAATGCAACTAAAACTGCTTTGGAATTCTAGTTGGGGAATTAATTCGCCGTCTCGAACAaactgtttttatttgtaaattagaCAACTTGAAGTGAAAGTGACCTTGTTAAAGACAACAAGACGGCGGGAGAAGTTGAGCCGAGCTCTtggcctctctctctctctcgttgaGCTCTTCGAGTGCCACGCAGGACTAACTTTTTGTTTGGAATTAGTGGAATTGTATCTTGTAAAACACAAACTCAAGTGGGCCAAAGCTGCGAGCCTAGAGCTCTGCCATGGATCCACATGTCACCCAATAATGCGCTGTGATGTGCCAAGCCACTTGTCCGAGTGTGTCGTGGGTTAAGGTTTTGGGCTTGGGTTTCGCTATACGGTTTTACTGGGGGGGGGTGATGGTGGTGGCAAGTGTGTGGGTTAA
Proteins encoded:
- the LOC108072668 gene encoding MIT domain-containing protein 1, which codes for MSNALKAKELLIRAVECDQNARILEAQTLYTEGISQLMQFVNGEPDEAKKKGFLTRIKEYMDRADAIKARVNGKLMLGEVVSHVSIDENDIGHDYDQLFGKFMDKNTVEILLEEPYMTQNYQYQNLVRFLELAVTNCPNLKYFRLVTKEYQDSKNPDQQRTNLGQIKADLERRNISVSIKYEDSLHDRKIYLSNGYIIKIGRGLHFYKASNPMYSIGLVNYKYRKCLQTDVDIWRNTSAAS